A genome region from candidate division KSB1 bacterium includes the following:
- a CDS encoding winged helix-turn-helix transcriptional regulator has product MTELTSESCIRKNVDVRMLQSLQKQLHEKWDLENLADLLTVAGNETRLKILFLLAQKPELCVCDIADVTAMTVSSISHQLSKLRAHGLIAKRREAQTIFYRLQETPFVDFLKQLFELED; this is encoded by the coding sequence ATGACTGAACTCACCAGCGAAAGCTGTATTCGCAAAAATGTCGATGTACGCATGTTGCAAAGCTTGCAAAAACAACTTCATGAAAAATGGGATCTCGAAAACCTGGCGGACTTACTCACTGTAGCCGGTAACGAAACCAGGTTGAAGATTTTATTTTTGCTGGCGCAAAAGCCGGAACTGTGCGTCTGTGACATCGCTGACGTGACTGCCATGACGGTTTCCTCAATCAGTCACCAGCTCAGCAAGCTGCGGGCGCACGGACTCATCGCCAAACGCCGCGAAGCACAGACGATTTTTTATCGATTGCAGGAGACGCCTTTCGTCGATTTTTTAAAACAACTGTTCGAATTGGAGGATTGA